A window of Leishmania mexicana MHOM/GT/2001/U1103 complete genome, chromosome 18 genomic DNA:
cccgtCTGTTCGCGCGGCCTCTCCCATCGTCGCGCCGCAAAGACCGGCTCACACCAAAGAACGGCAAAAAAACAACGAAACATTCGTCCGCCTATCCAAAAAaccgccgcgacggcacGCTGTTCGTCCGCGGTACATTAACGTATCAACAAGGCACAACACAACGAGCACCACAGCAATGTGTAGTATAGGCCGGGTTGGTCGCCCTCCACAGAGCCATATCCAGACCCCACCCACACGGCGATAGACCGGCGCGCCAGACATACAGCATGGAGAACTGAAGCCGCTtcccacacgtacacacacaatagattgggggaggaggggggagaggggggtaACTTCACACATTGCACCGAAGCAACGTTCACTGCAACCTCTCCCATTTCgtttctctccccttccgccTCCTTTCCAGTATTGTGTGGAATGCAACTGCCTTAGGCGGCCTTGCGCTTCACAGTCACCGTCTTGGACTTcttcgctgcagcggcagccttgcgctgcttctcGACCGTGATCTGGTGCAGCTGGTCCGATAGGTACGCAGCGAAGGAGTCCTTGTTGACGATCTCCAGTTTCTGGTGAACGGAACGGTGGCGCTCGAGGAAGAGCTGGCGAGGCGGGTGGAAGTCGAAGGGCGCTATGCGGCGGAGAACCTCCTCTACGTGCTCGCCCTGCGTGGCAATGGTCTCTACAAGATCCTCAATGCACAGAACGTTGTACTGGCCCAGTGCCTGCTCCAGCAACAGGTTACCGCTAATGAGCCGCTTCGTCTGCGTCTCCTCGTTGTACAAGGAGCCGCGGGTGCGAAGGAGCGACTCCAGCTGAGCCCTGTCCGGCTGGCCAACAATCGAGAAGGGTGTCAGCTGCTCAATAAGCTTCTCCGTGCGGGGCGTCAAGCTGATCAGGCGTGCCGAGTAGATCTTGAGAAGGCCCAGCTTTCTgaaggccgccgccacctccggcgGGATCTGCGACCCCTTCGCACGCACCACGAGTCGTACCGAGCTCTCACGCAGCCGCTTCTTCAGTTCCCCGAAATTcacgtggcggcggcgaccctCGACCTTCTCCCCGATCTTCTGGAACTTGCGTCCTTGATTCTCcttgcgctgcgcgtgcttcAGGATCGTCTGAGCGGAGATGAACTTCTTCGTCGAAAGCTTGCGCTTACGCTTCGCGTCTAACTTGTTCTTGTGGCGCTCACGGCGCTCCTGCAGTTTATCCTTACGCAGCACGCGATcagcacgcagctgctcaacGGACTTGCGCTGCAGAAGAATGGTCTCCTTCACGCGCTCGCCCGGCAGCCACTTCGGCGGATTCTTTCCCATGATGGCCGtggaagggagaagaggtggtgtgtgcgcctaCGTGCGCGGGAGGGGCTTGCGTGGAAGCACAAACGAAATGATAAAGGATGAGGAGAAGCGGTGCAGTGCAGCcggcaggggggaggggtaggggtgagggaggagatACGAGCTCGAGAGTGCGCCTGTTTCACGCCGGCGTGAGAAAGCGGTCGAAAGTATTCTGCTCAGCTGGTGAAGGAGAGGCACCACGCACGACAACACAGCAATGAAGCACCGCCGAGACGTCACCGTTTTCGACGACGGGAGAGTAGTGAAAGatgcagagaaagagaagagagatagggcagcagtggcggtggtggcacgcGTGGGAGAACCGATTAGGGACATGAAGACCAACcgtcgcgcgccgcggtAGTCACACCGCGAGCCACGctgcgagggggaggggggtagaCGGTGACTCGACCCGTccggcctccgcctcctcaacACCCCCTGAGACGTCCACGCGTGGAGGAACAGCCGGCGCTGCTATAATTGCATTGGGTCTGTGAGCGCTGTCGTCGATGGCAAACAGCACGGAATGGGTGAGCGACTGGCCCAAGTTCTCCAGTGGTGTCCCGGCGTGCAAAGCAAAACGCTCAGACACCAAGTCACCAGACACTCGCGTCCTCATCTCGCCCGCTCACTATTTTGTTCGAAGAGGCCGAGTTGCTGCGCTGTGCGCCGGATGCAGATATGGCTGATACGCCGTACACGGGTTTGGCGGCTGTGTCGCTGTGCCGCACCCTTGCGCGTGGATACATGGCGCCCTCGCATGACAAGACGCCGTCACACCCTCGCCACACaggcccctccctcccccctcggcCTCACCTCAAATGCTCACCAAGATGTCAGGTAAACCGCTTctcatcctcctcttcgccgagagagagggggaggcacgGCATTAGTAGAAGTgggcgcacgcagagagggagaggggggaacaGGGGAGCGGCGATCAGGCACACGGCAACTCCTCCACACAGAACGGATACAACCCTCTTCAATCAGATCGAGCGACAGCGCACCaagcggaaaaaaaaaagaaaagcggaGGAAACGGTTGAGCACACACGGGTACCGACGGAGTTCGGCAGACACACCTgagaggcgggggagagggcgagcacCATAAGAAAGAGTGCGCAGTACGCTCCCGttaccaaaaaaaaagattACGCCCCCGCGCACACCGAAAGGGATGCGCTGGAGAGGGTGTTGGCGACGTCAAGGCCGGTCATGATGATGGGCTAAACATGCCTGCGAGAGAatgagagacagagggagcaACAGACAGACACGGGGAGAAACGGGAGGCATGCTGGAAAAGAAGCATGTGTACGACAACGTGGGACCGAATTGACGACAAGACAACCGGTAGTGGGGGGTCGATCCAGAGGGAGAGGATAAGGGTGGGTTGCCACACCGGCACACAGAGaaacagacagacagacaaagCGAGAGCGAGATATCGACGTccgaggaagaagaagcggcggccTGCACACCCCTTCCCGCCAAAGAGCGCGTGTCGTAGACAGCCACAAGGACCACAAAGGAAACGAAAAGCTTTTCAAAACCCTCACCATGCAAGCGGCGCCCCATCGGGCGTCGGTTGGGTGGGGCGGAGG
This region includes:
- a CDS encoding putative 60S ribosomal protein L7; protein product: MGKNPPKWLPGERVKETILLQRKSVEQLRADRVLRKDKLQERRERHKNKLDAKRKRKLSTKKFISAQTILKHAQRKENQGRKFQKIGEKVEGRRRHVNFGELKKRLRESSVRLVVRAKGSQIPPEVAAAFRKLGLLKIYSARLISLTPRTEKLIEQLTPFSIVGQPDRAQLESLLRTRGSLYNEETQTKRLISGNLLLEQALGQYNVLCIEDLVETIATQGEHVEEVLRRIAPFDFHPPRQLFLERHRSVHQKLEIVNKDSFAAYLSDQLHQITVEKQRKAAAAAKKSKTVTVKRKAA